Proteins from a single region of Oncorhynchus nerka isolate Pitt River linkage group LG18, Oner_Uvic_2.0, whole genome shotgun sequence:
- the LOC115125783 gene encoding ubiquitin-conjugating enzyme E2 D2-like translates to MALKRIHKELNDLARDPPAQCSAGPVGDDMFHWQATIMGPNDSPYQGGVFFLAIHFPTDYPFKPPKLAFTTRIYHPNINSNGSICLDILRSQWSPALTISKVLLSICSLLCDPNPDDPLVPEIARIYKADSDKYSRIAREWTQKYAM, encoded by the exons ATGGCGCTGAAAAGGATCCACAAG GAGCTGAATGATCTGGCTCGTGACCCTCCAGCACAGTGCTCAGCAGGACCAGTGGGAGATGACA TGTTTCACTGGCAAGCCACGATCATGGGACCT aATGACAGTCCATATCAGGGGGGCGTTTTCTTCCTGGCCATCCATTTCCCCACAGACTATCCTTTCAAACCTCCTAAG ttaGCGTTCACCACAAGAATTTACCACCCCAATATTAACAGTAACGGCAGTATCTGTTTGGATATTCTCAGATCACAGTGGTCGCCGGCTTTAACTATTTCTAAAG TTCTGCTCTCCATTTGCTCCCTGTTATGTGATCCCAACCCAGACGACCCTCTAGTACCAGAGATCGCACGCATCTATAAAGCAGATAGTGACAA ATACAGCAGAATAGCAAGAGAATGGACGCAGAAATACGCCATGTGA